In the genome of Magnolia sinica isolate HGM2019 chromosome 2, MsV1, whole genome shotgun sequence, one region contains:
- the LOC131237892 gene encoding AP-1 complex subunit mu-2, whose translation MAGAASALFLLDIKGRVLVWRDYRGDVSALQAERFFTKLIEKEGDPESQDPVVYDNGITYMFIQHNNVYLMIASRQNCNAASLLLFLHRVVDVFKHYFEELEEESLRDNFVVVYELLDEMMDFGYPQYTEAKILSEFIKTDAYRMEVTQRPPMAVTNAVSWRSEGIRYKKNEVFLDVVESVNMLVNSNGQIIRSDVVGALKMRTYLSGMPECKLGLNDRVLLEAQGRSTKGKAIDLDDIKFHQCVRLARFENDRTISFIPPDGSFDLMTYRLSTQVKPLVWVEAQVERHSRSRIELMVKARSQFKERSTATNVEIQVPVPSDATNPNIRTSMGSASYAPENDALLWKIKSFPGGKEYMLRAEFSLPSITAEEGMPEKKAPIRVKFEIPYFTVSGIQVRYLKIIEKSGYQALPWVRYITMAGEYELRLI comes from the exons GGCGATCCAGAGTCTCAGGATCCGGTGGTGTATGATAATGGCATCACCTACATGTTCATACAACACAATAATGTGTACTTGATGATTGCATCACGGCAGAACTGCAACGCTGCAAGCCTTCTTCTCTTTCTGCATCGAGTTGTTGAT GTCTTTAAGCATTATTTTGAAGAGCTAGAGGAGGAATCTCTAAGAGACAATTTTGTTGTTGTG TATGAGTTACTTGATGAAATGATGGACTTTGGTTACCCTCAATATACCGAAGCAAAGATTCTTAGCGAGTTTATCAAGACGGATGCGTACAGGATGGAAGTTACCCAGCGACCACCTATGGCTGTAACTAATGCAGTGTCGTGGCGCAGTGAAGGGATACGGTACAAGAAAAATGAA GTGTTCTTGGACGTGGTAGAAAGTGTAAATATGCTTGTCAACAGCAATGGGCAAATTATTCGGTCAGATGTTGTTGGGGCATTAAAGATGAGAACCTATTTGAG TGGTATGCCTGAGTGTAAACTTGGTCTAAATGACAGAGTACTTTTGGAGGCTCAAGGACGATCAACAAAGGGAAAAGCCATTGATCTAGATGATATCAAGTTTCATCA GTGTGTGCGATTGGCCCGTTTTGAAAATGATAGGACAATATCCTTCATACCACCCGATGGGTCTTTTGATCTGATGACATACAGACTCAGTACCCAG GTAAAGCCTCTTGTCTGGGTAGAAGCTCAAGTTGAAAGGCATTCGAGAAGTCGGATAGAGCTCATGGTAAAAGCAAGGAGTCAATTCAAGGAGCGcag CACCGCAACAAATGTTGAAATTCAGGTGCCTGTACCTTCAGATGCTACTAACCCCAATATTCGGACTTCAATGGGCTCTGCTTCATATGCACCTGAAAATGATGCATTGCTTTGGAAAATAAAATCTTTTCCTGGTGGAAAG GAGTATATGCTGAGGGCGGAATTTAGTCTACCAAGTATAACTGCTGAGGAAGGGATGCCTGAGAAGAAGGCTCCAATCAGAGTGAAGTTTGAAATTCCGTATTTTACCGTCTCTGGAATACAG GTGAGATATCTGAAAATCATTGAGAAGAGTGGATATCAGGCTCTTCCTTGGGTAAGGTACATTACAATGGCCGGTGAATATGAACTGAGGCTCATCTGA